The following are encoded in a window of bacterium genomic DNA:
- a CDS encoding SMP-30/gluconolactonase/LRE family protein: MRQIASGLQFPEGPIAMADGSVLVVEIRRGTLSRVATDGTVHVVAECGGGPNGAAIGPDGAVYVCNNGGFEWHDIAGIVVPGNQPPDYIGGRIQRVEPATGRVTDLYVACDGRPLRGPNDIVFDDRGGFWFTDHGKGRERERDRTGLFYALPDGSSIREVVFPLEAPNGVGLSPDGKTLYVAETFTGRVWQWEVVGPGELAAAMPFAPGGAALLAGLPGFQLLDSLAVDGAGNVCVATLVNGGITVIAPDGTILEHVPTGDPLTTNVCFGGPDLRTAYVTCSGTGRLIALEWPRPGLRLAY; the protein is encoded by the coding sequence ATGCGCCAGATCGCGTCCGGGCTCCAGTTTCCCGAAGGCCCCATCGCCATGGCGGACGGCAGCGTCCTCGTGGTGGAGATCCGCCGCGGCACGCTGTCGCGGGTCGCGACGGACGGAACGGTACACGTCGTCGCGGAGTGCGGCGGCGGCCCGAACGGGGCGGCCATCGGTCCCGACGGTGCGGTGTACGTCTGCAACAACGGCGGCTTCGAGTGGCACGACATCGCCGGCATCGTCGTCCCCGGCAACCAGCCGCCCGACTACATCGGCGGACGCATCCAGCGCGTCGAGCCGGCGACGGGACGCGTCACCGATCTCTACGTCGCCTGCGACGGCCGGCCGCTGCGCGGGCCGAACGACATCGTGTTCGACGATCGGGGCGGCTTCTGGTTCACCGACCACGGCAAGGGGCGCGAGCGCGAGCGCGACCGCACCGGGCTCTTCTACGCGCTGCCCGACGGCAGCAGCATCCGCGAGGTGGTGTTCCCGCTCGAGGCTCCGAACGGCGTCGGTCTGTCGCCCGACGGGAAGACGCTCTACGTCGCCGAGACGTTCACGGGACGCGTCTGGCAGTGGGAGGTGGTCGGGCCGGGCGAGCTCGCGGCCGCCATGCCGTTCGCGCCCGGCGGCGCCGCGCTGCTCGCGGGCCTGCCGGGGTTCCAGCTGCTCGACTCGCTGGCGGTCGACGGCGCCGGCAACGTCTGCGTCGCCACGCTCGTGAACGGCGGCATCACCGTGATCGCACCCGACGGCACGATCCTGGAGCACGTGCCGACCGGCGATCCGCTGACGACGAACGTCTGCTTCGGCGGGCCCGATCTGCGCACCGCGTACGTCACCTGCTCCGGTACGGGTCGGCTGATCGCGCTCGAGTGGCCGCGCCCCGGCCTGCGCCTGGCGTACTGA